The following coding sequences lie in one Desmodus rotundus isolate HL8 chromosome 1, HLdesRot8A.1, whole genome shotgun sequence genomic window:
- the SHLD3 gene encoding shieldin complex subunit 3, which translates to MTTEVILHYRPYESDPTQLLKSAEKAIQDFAPRPLLRFIPWFPHDGSKLPLKPERSPPVISEEAAEDVKQYLTNSEHDVISQSYDCTVALLEFQPNLKEKKHLICTHTLNEQTASGNLDKQSEKGKRHKKRSWSISLPSRNCTENIFPLSKKLQDSLKALNLHSFYRARWTIEHTICNNQTLEDIWAKLNQIIRHSELPSCNATIQRHLGQIWVFCDIMYCEYVGNVLKGRLALTGKINLLVHKYGVIFSM; encoded by the coding sequence ATGACTACAGAAGTAATATTACATTACCGACCATATGAGAGTGATCCTACACAACTGCTAAAAAGTGCAGAGAAAGCAATTCAGGACTTTGCGCCACGTCCGCTATTGAGATTTATTCCTTGGTTTCCACATGATGGGTCCAAACTTCCACTCAAACCTGAAAGATCACCACCTGTGATTTCTGAAGAGGCAGCTGAAGATGTGAAACAATACTTAACCAATTCAGAACATGATGTTATATCACAGAGTTATGATTGCACAGTAGCTCTATTGGAGTTTCAGcctaatttgaaagaaaagaagcacTTAATCTGTACACACACACTGAATGAACAGACTGCTTCAGGAAATCTGGATAAACAGTCAGAAAAAGGAAAACGGCACAAGAAGAGGTCTTGGAGTATTTCACTTCCCAGCAGAAAttgtactgaaaatatttttcctctgtctaaaaaattgCAAGATAGTTTAAAGGCGCTAAATTTACACTCATTTTATAGAGCAAGATGGACAATAGAACATACTATTTGTAACAACCAAACTCTGGAAGACATTTGGGCAAAACTCAATCAAATTATCAGGCACAGTGAACTTCCATCTTGTAATGCTACCATTCAGAGACACTTGGGCCAAATATGGGTGTTCTGTGATATTATGTACTGTGAATATGTGGGAAATGTCCTTAAAGGACGATTAGCTCTTACtgggaaaataaatttacttGTCCATAAATATGGTGTTATTTTTAGTATGTAA